One window from the genome of Marinobacter sp. LV10R510-11A encodes:
- a CDS encoding acetyl/propionyl/methylcrotonyl-CoA carboxylase subunit alpha, whose amino-acid sequence MFSKILIANRGEIACRIIQTAQRMGIRCVAVYSDADANAHHVALADEAFRIGPAPSSESYLRADIIIEIAKKSGAQAIHPGYGFLSENTDFAEACEANNLVFIGPPSSAIAAMGSKSAAKIIMEKAGVPLVPGYHGDDQAPETLRIEAEKCGFPLLLKAIAGGGGKGMRVVENIGEFDEALAAAKREAKNAFGNPDMLIERYLTQPRHVEIQVFCDQSGHGVYLAERDCSIQRRHQKVLEEAPAPGLSEETRKAMGETAVKAAQAINYVGAGTVEFLYDVDGSFFFMEMNTRLQVEHPVTEMVTGQDLVEWQFKVAWGEPLPLEQSQVKIRGHALEARIYAEDPDQDFLPATGNLRYLSTPDESAHVRVDTGVVEGDDISIHYDPMIAKLIVWDETRGQAINRMVQALEHYRIAGVKTNIRFLHALADAQPFREADLTTGFIEDHRDLLFSKSKLDTHKALVLAAGFVLEQRKSRESVSTDPWSPFGRSNSWRLNSEYAQPLQLQVGDEIHELKVLERDDCYQVFVNGSTYSLTAKLDDDYMQAVINGHRLSIHGNLHNDQLVLFYHGDTFQCTLYRENYVFADMEPQGGLCAPMNGAIVAVQAKVGDAVTAGQTLVIMEAMKMEHAIKAPADGVVTEIFFSEGEQVSDGAELIAIEVAEESTKKSAEQNDEEAG is encoded by the coding sequence ATGTTCAGCAAAATCCTCATTGCAAACCGAGGCGAAATCGCCTGCCGGATTATCCAGACCGCACAACGCATGGGTATCCGATGTGTTGCTGTGTATTCCGATGCCGACGCCAACGCCCACCACGTGGCCTTGGCCGACGAAGCCTTTCGCATTGGCCCAGCGCCCAGCTCCGAAAGCTACCTGCGCGCTGACATAATCATCGAAATCGCCAAGAAGAGCGGCGCCCAAGCCATTCACCCCGGCTACGGCTTTCTTTCTGAAAACACCGATTTTGCCGAGGCATGTGAGGCCAACAATCTGGTATTCATCGGCCCGCCCTCCTCTGCCATTGCGGCCATGGGTTCCAAATCCGCCGCCAAAATCATCATGGAGAAAGCCGGCGTGCCCCTGGTACCCGGTTACCATGGCGACGACCAAGCGCCAGAAACCCTACGCATTGAAGCCGAAAAATGCGGTTTCCCGCTGCTGCTGAAAGCGATTGCCGGGGGTGGCGGCAAAGGCATGCGCGTGGTTGAGAACATCGGCGAGTTTGATGAGGCACTCGCCGCCGCCAAGCGCGAAGCCAAGAACGCGTTCGGCAACCCAGACATGCTAATCGAGCGTTACCTGACCCAGCCGCGCCACGTGGAAATCCAAGTATTCTGTGACCAGAGTGGCCATGGCGTGTATCTGGCAGAACGTGATTGCTCGATTCAGCGTCGCCATCAAAAAGTTCTGGAAGAAGCGCCAGCACCCGGGCTAAGCGAAGAAACCCGCAAAGCCATGGGTGAAACGGCGGTTAAAGCGGCGCAAGCCATCAACTATGTGGGCGCAGGCACCGTGGAGTTTCTCTACGATGTCGACGGCTCATTCTTCTTTATGGAAATGAATACTCGCCTGCAGGTAGAGCATCCGGTTACCGAAATGGTGACCGGACAAGACTTGGTGGAATGGCAATTCAAAGTAGCCTGGGGTGAGCCCCTGCCGCTTGAGCAGTCTCAGGTGAAAATCCGTGGCCATGCTCTGGAAGCACGCATTTATGCCGAAGACCCGGATCAGGACTTCCTACCCGCCACTGGCAACCTACGCTACCTGAGCACGCCGGATGAGAGCGCCCATGTGCGGGTGGATACCGGCGTTGTCGAAGGCGACGACATCAGCATTCACTACGACCCGATGATTGCCAAACTGATTGTATGGGACGAAACCCGTGGTCAGGCTATCAACCGCATGGTTCAGGCCCTGGAGCATTACCGGATCGCTGGCGTAAAAACCAACATCCGTTTCCTGCATGCTCTGGCCGATGCGCAACCGTTCCGGGAAGCTGACCTGACAACTGGCTTTATCGAAGATCACCGGGATTTACTGTTCTCGAAATCGAAATTAGACACCCACAAGGCACTGGTGCTGGCCGCCGGCTTTGTGCTGGAACAGCGGAAATCCCGGGAATCCGTAAGCACAGACCCTTGGTCACCGTTCGGCCGCAGCAACAGTTGGCGTCTAAACTCCGAATACGCTCAACCACTTCAGTTGCAAGTGGGCGACGAGATTCACGAACTGAAGGTTCTGGAGCGGGACGACTGCTATCAAGTATTCGTGAACGGCAGTACTTACAGCCTCACAGCGAAGCTGGATGACGATTACATGCAGGCTGTGATCAATGGCCATCGGCTCAGTATTCACGGCAACCTGCACAACGACCAACTTGTGCTTTTCTACCACGGCGACACCTTCCAGTGCACCTTGTACCGGGAAAACTACGTGTTCGCAGACATGGAGCCTCAAGGTGGCTTATGCGCGCCTATGAATGGTGCGATTGTGGCGGTACAAGCCAAGGTCGGCGATGCAGTGACGGCCGGCCAAACCCTGGTCATCATGGAAGCCATGAAAATGGAGCACGCCATTAAGGCACCGGCAGACGGTGTGGTTACTGAGATATTCTTCTCCGAGGGCGAACAAGTCTCCGATGGGGCCGAACTAATCGCCATAGAGGTTGCCGAAGAGAGTACCAAAAAGAGCGCCGAACAGAACGATGAGGAGGCAGGCTAA
- a CDS encoding phytoene desaturase family protein translates to MSSPKPSTIRVGKRYRENRLNGPYDAIIIGSGIGGLTAAACMSKMGKKVVVFEQHYTAGGFTHSYDRDGYEWDVGVHYIGDMGADHTLGKRLFDHITDGQLHWAPMDPAYDRIFLGDKHVDLVAGPEAFRAELIKAFPEEESAIDTYLDYLRQVSKAMPGIVLGKVLPDLLAGPLSKLTKRRAPDFLNKPTREVLESITNNQDLIAVLAGQWGDNGLPPAKSSFIIHSLIARHYLHGGYYPIGGASEMAKTIIPVIQQSGGEVFTYADVTNIMIEKGKAAGVRMADGAEVRALLVISNAGVFNTFNKLLPKDAPSWDYYQDKLTTVKRSMASNCLYIGLQDTAENLGLPKTNYWIYPGPNYEQQEKDFMADPDGTDIPLTYISFPSAKDPSFVERYPGRATIEIVAPGPFEWYEEWADETWGKRGDEYEAKKEEYAQRLLAKLYGKFPHLDGKIDYYELSTPLSTDYFCRYSEGEIYGLDHTPDRFELDWLKPKTRIPGLYLTGQDIMTCGVVGAMLGGLLTTVAVSGFKGLPLAKKMFVG, encoded by the coding sequence ATGAGCAGCCCAAAACCCAGCACCATCCGCGTTGGCAAACGTTATCGCGAAAACCGCCTGAACGGCCCCTACGATGCCATTATCATCGGCTCCGGCATTGGCGGCCTCACTGCCGCAGCTTGCATGAGCAAGATGGGTAAAAAAGTGGTGGTGTTCGAGCAGCACTATACCGCAGGCGGCTTCACCCACAGTTACGACCGCGACGGGTATGAATGGGATGTGGGTGTGCACTACATTGGCGACATGGGCGCTGACCATACTTTGGGCAAGCGCCTGTTCGACCACATCACTGATGGCCAACTACACTGGGCGCCGATGGATCCTGCCTACGACCGTATTTTCCTAGGCGACAAACACGTGGATCTGGTTGCCGGCCCAGAGGCCTTCCGGGCAGAACTGATTAAGGCGTTTCCGGAAGAAGAAAGCGCCATCGACACCTACCTGGATTATCTGCGCCAAGTATCGAAAGCCATGCCCGGCATTGTGCTGGGTAAAGTTCTGCCAGACCTACTCGCTGGCCCCCTGAGCAAACTTACTAAGCGCCGGGCACCAGATTTTCTCAACAAGCCGACCCGTGAGGTGCTGGAAAGCATCACCAATAACCAAGACTTGATTGCCGTACTCGCTGGCCAGTGGGGCGACAACGGCCTGCCACCAGCGAAATCCAGTTTCATCATCCATTCACTGATTGCACGCCATTACCTGCACGGTGGCTACTACCCTATTGGTGGCGCCTCGGAAATGGCGAAGACCATCATTCCAGTAATTCAGCAAAGCGGGGGTGAAGTGTTCACGTACGCAGACGTCACGAATATTATGATCGAGAAAGGCAAAGCCGCGGGTGTTCGCATGGCAGATGGCGCAGAGGTACGTGCGCTCTTGGTTATAAGCAACGCCGGCGTGTTCAACACCTTCAACAAGCTGCTGCCCAAAGATGCACCAAGCTGGGATTACTATCAGGACAAGCTGACCACTGTTAAGCGCTCCATGGCCAGCAACTGCCTGTATATCGGCCTACAAGATACAGCCGAGAATCTCGGCCTGCCGAAAACCAACTACTGGATTTATCCCGGCCCGAATTACGAGCAACAGGAGAAGGACTTCATGGCCGACCCGGATGGCACTGACATCCCGTTGACTTACATTTCCTTCCCTTCCGCCAAAGATCCCAGCTTTGTCGAACGCTACCCAGGCCGCGCCACCATCGAGATCGTCGCACCCGGGCCGTTCGAGTGGTATGAAGAATGGGCGGACGAAACGTGGGGCAAGCGTGGCGATGAATACGAAGCCAAAAAAGAAGAATACGCCCAACGCCTACTGGCCAAGCTTTACGGAAAGTTCCCGCACTTGGACGGCAAAATTGACTACTACGAGCTGTCTACGCCGCTCTCTACGGATTACTTTTGTCGCTACAGCGAGGGGGAAATCTACGGGCTGGACCACACCCCCGACCGCTTCGAGCTCGATTGGCTAAAACCCAAAACCCGCATTCCTGGGTTGTACCTAACTGGCCAAGACATCATGACCTGCGGCGTAGTAGGCGCCATGCTGGGCGGCCTGCTAACCACTGTGGCGGTGAGCGGCTTCAAGGGGTTGCCGCTAGCCAAAAAAATGTTTGTGGGCTGA
- a CDS encoding hexameric tyrosine-coordinated heme protein yields the protein MLCRCRSYANSADGLTATSHVIAVNFQTVAAANNY from the coding sequence GTGTTGTGCAGATGTAGGTCATACGCAAACTCTGCGGATGGGCTGACCGCTACTTCCCACGTTATTGCGGTTAATTTTCAAACCGTAGCGGCGGCCAACAATTATTGA
- a CDS encoding peroxidase-related enzyme (This protein belongs to a clade of uncharacterized proteins related to peroxidases such as the alkylhydroperoxidase AhpD.), which produces MTNNKDVVALDLPIPDMEDLPADVKKYFDICIEKLGMVPNVLTVFTHNLKQLDGFSRLYNELMMGESELSKLEREMLAVVVSSENKCFYCLVAHGAAVRVMSGDPALGEHLVMNYRSAKLDKRQRAMLDFASVLTRSPQTVAEDEVQALRDAGFSDRAIWDVSNLIGFYNMTNRVAIASDMRPNPEYHSQSR; this is translated from the coding sequence ATGACGAACAACAAAGATGTGGTCGCTCTGGATCTTCCTATCCCTGACATGGAAGACCTGCCAGCGGATGTTAAAAAGTACTTTGATATCTGCATCGAAAAGCTAGGTATGGTTCCGAATGTGCTTACGGTTTTTACCCATAACCTGAAACAGCTGGATGGCTTCAGCCGCTTATACAATGAGCTGATGATGGGGGAAAGTGAACTCAGCAAACTTGAACGGGAAATGCTTGCGGTTGTGGTTTCCTCAGAAAACAAATGCTTTTACTGCTTGGTAGCCCACGGAGCTGCTGTTCGCGTTATGAGTGGCGACCCAGCGCTTGGCGAGCATCTGGTGATGAATTACCGGTCTGCCAAACTGGATAAACGCCAGCGCGCCATGCTGGACTTCGCCTCTGTGCTAACCCGCTCCCCCCAAACGGTTGCAGAAGACGAGGTACAGGCATTGCGGGATGCAGGCTTCAGCGACCGTGCAATCTGGGATGTGAGCAACCTCATTGGCTTTTACAACATGACTAACCGCGTAGCGATTGCCAGCGACATGCGACCGAACCCTGAATATCACAGCCAGAGTCGCTAA
- a CDS encoding AMP-binding protein — MNQTTPSYTSGTSTTPLLGMTIGEMLDRTAGKYPDTEALVCLHQDIRWTYKEFVAKVNEAARAFLAIGVKRGDRVGIWAPNRYEWTVTQFATAKVGAILVNINPAYGVHELEYAMNLSGISVLVTADSFKASDYRKALYDLAPEIKAGTPGKIKAQRLSELRAVINLDTEKHAGMWSWNEFTGFANEVSQSEVDKIQSQLQFDDPINIQFTSGTTGSPKGATLTHHNLLNNGFFVGESQVLTEKDRLVIPVPLYHCFGMVMGNLGCITHGSTMIYPGEGFEPKAVLQAVHQEKATALYGVPTMFIAELAEPDFESYDLSTLRTGIMAGSICPAEVMKSVNGKMNMKEVQIAYGMTETSPVSTQTSSLDPFEKQVTTVGRTQPHLETKIVDPATGNVLPRGEIGELCTRGYSVMLKYWNNEEKTREAIDDAGWMHTGDLATMDEEGYVQIVGRIKDMVIRGGENIYPKEIEEFLYTHSSIEEVQVTGIPDDKYGEELVAWVKLRPDADPVDADDLMTFCKGKIAHFKIPRNYKFVDEFPMTVTGKIQKFKMREISIEELGLK; from the coding sequence ATGAACCAGACCACGCCAAGCTACACCAGCGGTACCTCCACCACACCACTGCTGGGCATGACCATCGGCGAGATGCTTGACCGCACTGCCGGCAAGTATCCCGACACCGAGGCCCTGGTGTGTTTGCACCAAGACATTCGCTGGACTTACAAAGAGTTCGTCGCCAAGGTTAATGAAGCCGCACGTGCCTTTCTAGCCATTGGCGTCAAGCGCGGTGATCGGGTGGGCATATGGGCGCCCAACCGCTATGAGTGGACGGTTACCCAGTTTGCCACCGCCAAAGTGGGCGCCATTCTGGTCAACATCAACCCAGCCTATGGCGTGCATGAGCTGGAATACGCCATGAACCTGTCGGGCATCAGCGTGCTGGTTACGGCGGACAGCTTTAAAGCATCCGATTACCGTAAAGCGCTCTACGACCTAGCACCTGAGATAAAAGCCGGCACACCCGGCAAGATCAAAGCCCAGCGACTTTCTGAATTGCGTGCGGTGATCAACCTAGATACCGAAAAACACGCCGGCATGTGGAGCTGGAATGAGTTCACCGGCTTTGCGAATGAAGTCAGCCAAAGCGAAGTGGACAAGATTCAGAGCCAGCTGCAGTTCGACGATCCTATCAATATCCAGTTCACCTCAGGCACAACAGGCAGCCCCAAGGGCGCTACCCTCACCCACCACAACCTTCTGAACAACGGATTTTTCGTGGGTGAAAGTCAGGTACTTACTGAGAAAGACCGCCTGGTTATCCCGGTACCTCTGTACCACTGCTTCGGCATGGTGATGGGCAACTTGGGCTGCATTACCCACGGTTCTACCATGATCTACCCGGGTGAAGGTTTTGAACCCAAGGCCGTTTTGCAGGCAGTTCATCAGGAAAAGGCGACTGCGCTGTACGGCGTACCCACCATGTTCATCGCGGAGTTGGCTGAGCCGGATTTCGAATCCTACGACCTTTCGACTCTGCGCACCGGCATCATGGCCGGCTCAATTTGCCCAGCGGAGGTGATGAAGAGCGTTAATGGCAAGATGAACATGAAAGAAGTTCAAATTGCCTACGGCATGACCGAAACCAGCCCGGTGTCTACCCAGACCAGCTCCCTCGACCCGTTCGAGAAGCAAGTAACCACCGTGGGCCGCACGCAGCCGCACCTGGAAACCAAAATCGTCGACCCGGCAACCGGCAACGTACTGCCCCGGGGCGAAATTGGTGAGTTATGCACCCGCGGTTACAGCGTGATGCTGAAGTACTGGAACAACGAAGAAAAAACCCGCGAAGCAATCGACGACGCCGGCTGGATGCACACCGGTGACTTGGCCACCATGGACGAAGAAGGCTATGTGCAAATTGTCGGTCGCATCAAGGATATGGTGATTCGCGGTGGTGAAAACATCTACCCGAAAGAGATCGAAGAATTCCTCTACACCCACTCCTCCATCGAGGAAGTTCAGGTAACTGGTATTCCCGATGATAAGTACGGTGAAGAGCTGGTCGCCTGGGTAAAGCTACGCCCAGATGCCGATCCGGTAGACGCCGACGACCTGATGACCTTCTGCAAAGGTAAGATTGCCCACTTCAAGATTCCCCGGAATTACAAATTCGTGGATGAATTCCCGATGACGGTTACTGGTAAGATTCAGAAGTTCAAAATGCGGGAGATTTCCATTGAAGAGCTGGGGTTGAAGTAA
- a CDS encoding DUF1428 domain-containing protein, with amino-acid sequence MDYVDGCVLAVPTKNKTAYIEHATKAAKLFKKHGATRLVECWGEDVPEGKLTSFPMAVQCKDDETVVLTWITWPSREVRDVGMKSVMEEWGADGDDNPMPFDGARMIFGGFQMIVDE; translated from the coding sequence ATGGACTATGTAGATGGTTGTGTTTTGGCAGTACCCACCAAGAATAAAACGGCGTATATCGAACACGCGACTAAGGCGGCGAAGCTGTTTAAAAAACACGGCGCCACCCGCCTTGTGGAATGCTGGGGTGAGGATGTGCCCGAAGGGAAGTTAACGTCGTTCCCCATGGCGGTTCAATGCAAAGACGATGAAACGGTTGTGCTGACTTGGATTACCTGGCCCTCGCGCGAAGTGCGGGATGTCGGAATGAAAAGCGTTATGGAGGAATGGGGTGCCGATGGTGACGACAACCCCATGCCGTTTGATGGCGCGCGGATGATCTTTGGCGGTTTTCAGATGATTGTTGACGAATAG
- a CDS encoding hydroxymethylglutaryl-CoA lyase, whose protein sequence is MAFPQQVRLVEMSPRDGLQNEAGSVIATDIKTGLINRLADCGLTHIESASFVSPKWVPQMGDAAEVMAGINRKTGVRYSVLTPNLRGFENALAAGVDEVAVFGAASEAFSQKNINCSIAESLERFFPVMEAAKKHNIPVRGYVSTVLGCPYEGEIAPEQVARVAKDLADMGCYEVSLGDTIGVGTPLKAKRMLEAVTKHVPVERLAAHFHDTYGQALANLYAVLEEGVGVIDASVAGLGGCPYAKGASGNVATEDVLYLLNGLGISTGVDLNKLVATGEWISGQLKRHNGSKVGQALGGNPSA, encoded by the coding sequence ATGGCCTTTCCGCAACAGGTGCGACTGGTTGAGATGAGCCCCCGAGACGGCCTGCAAAACGAAGCCGGCTCGGTGATTGCCACGGATATCAAAACCGGGCTGATCAACCGGCTGGCCGATTGCGGCCTCACCCACATCGAATCCGCCAGCTTTGTTTCACCCAAGTGGGTGCCACAAATGGGCGATGCTGCTGAGGTGATGGCTGGCATCAACCGCAAGACCGGTGTGCGCTATTCCGTCCTGACCCCCAATCTCAGAGGCTTTGAAAATGCCTTGGCGGCAGGCGTAGACGAAGTGGCGGTATTTGGCGCGGCTTCGGAAGCTTTCAGCCAGAAAAACATCAACTGCTCCATCGCAGAAAGCCTGGAGCGCTTCTTTCCCGTGATGGAAGCGGCGAAAAAACACAATATCCCCGTGCGCGGTTATGTTTCTACCGTGCTTGGGTGCCCCTATGAAGGCGAGATTGCTCCAGAACAAGTAGCGAGGGTCGCCAAAGATCTAGCCGATATGGGCTGCTATGAAGTTTCCCTGGGCGACACCATTGGCGTAGGTACGCCGCTGAAAGCCAAGCGTATGCTGGAGGCTGTGACGAAGCACGTACCCGTGGAGCGCTTGGCCGCACATTTTCACGACACCTACGGCCAGGCGCTAGCCAACCTGTACGCGGTATTGGAAGAAGGCGTCGGTGTTATTGATGCGTCGGTCGCAGGCTTAGGCGGGTGCCCTTACGCCAAAGGTGCCTCCGGCAACGTCGCAACCGAAGACGTACTTTATCTGCTCAACGGCCTGGGCATCAGCACAGGTGTAGATCTAAACAAACTGGTCGCCACCGGCGAGTGGATCAGCGGCCAGCTTAAACGACATAACGGCTCCAAAGTGGGACAGGCGCTGGGTGGAAACCCAAGCGCCTAA
- a CDS encoding TetR/AcrR family transcriptional regulator, translating into MAKPAYHHGDLPLQAQQLALNTLRAEGDATISLRALAKQLGVSAPALYRHFSDRNTLLAELAISGFEALRNRLRAVDQQTPRKALIKIGLVYVAFAQEEPNLYRLMFGGRVLPMGAHPRLDAAGKGAFQVLEDTVARARQLGYLKPSPVSLMTAAAWSLVHGLSQLTIDGHLPGAKAEPMLTEGVLSLLLDGSRPDQQQSQQDLTP; encoded by the coding sequence ATGGCAAAACCGGCCTATCATCACGGCGACCTCCCCTTACAAGCTCAGCAGCTGGCCCTAAATACGCTCAGAGCAGAAGGCGATGCTACCATCAGCCTGCGTGCCCTCGCCAAACAACTGGGCGTTAGCGCACCGGCGCTGTACCGACATTTTTCAGACAGGAATACTCTGCTGGCTGAGCTGGCTATCAGCGGATTCGAGGCTCTGCGTAATCGCCTGCGCGCCGTAGACCAGCAAACGCCCCGCAAGGCTTTGATCAAAATTGGGCTGGTGTATGTGGCCTTCGCTCAGGAAGAACCCAACCTGTACCGCCTGATGTTCGGCGGCCGAGTATTACCCATGGGTGCACACCCGCGCTTGGATGCCGCTGGTAAAGGCGCGTTTCAGGTTCTGGAAGACACCGTGGCCCGCGCGCGCCAGCTTGGTTACCTCAAGCCTTCGCCGGTCTCTCTAATGACTGCCGCCGCTTGGTCTCTGGTGCACGGTCTGTCGCAGCTCACAATTGATGGCCATTTGCCCGGTGCAAAGGCCGAACCCATGTTAACCGAGGGCGTACTCAGCTTGCTGCTGGACGGCTCTCGGCCTGATCAACAACAATCACAACAGGATCTCACCCCATGA